One segment of Triticum aestivum cultivar Chinese Spring chromosome 2A, IWGSC CS RefSeq v2.1, whole genome shotgun sequence DNA contains the following:
- the LOC123191539 gene encoding extensin-1-like, translating to MVRKKVPLRYIGEDSIRRRTYETRRNYLMKKVGELGILCNTKACVLVYDEGASEPDVYPSHAEAVAMLNRYKAMPNMPQFKKTTSQEEFLTKCLAKLQHQANKLQSEREDRNIRALLHKAMLGGNLSAEEVARVGCKPGEIHKSLVERIAKSNSQPPVFQSQAPYITGSADMGPPPMYQAPPQQQAGGQPPVFQPQEPYVAGSADMGPPLMYQAPPPQQAGGQQPVFQPQAPYAAGSADMGPPPMYQAPPQQQAGGQPPAFQPQAPYVTGSVDMGHPPMYQVPLQQQEGWQPPVFQRQAPNATASVDMGPPPMYQAPPQQQESWQPSVFQLQVPNVTNNVDMGPPPMYQVPPQQQEGLQPPVLQPQVPNITGNIGMGHPPMYQAPPQQEEGWQPQVFQPQVPYVTGSVDMGPPPMYQAVPQQQEGWQPPVFQFQVPYVTDSVDVGPPPMYQAPPQQQEGWRDRVRSEGGHGALAYNGNGYNTGGHDGAGTSSSANFVDDDMLTLQFWDDMEFGL from the coding sequence ATGGTTCGCAAGAAGGTGCCCCTCCGGTACATCGGCGAGGACTCCATCCGTCGCCGTACCTACGAGACGCGCCGCAACTACCTGATGAAGAAGGTGGGCGAGTTGGGCATCCTGTGCAACACCAAGGCCTGCGTGCTGGTGTATGACGAGGGCGCGTCGGAGCCGGATGTTTACCCGTCCCATGCTGAGGCGGTGGCTATGTTGAATCGATACAAGGCCATGCCGAACATGCCGCAGTTCAAGAAGACGACGAGCCAGGAGGAGTTCCTCACCAAGTGCCTCGCCAAGCTCCAGCATCAGGCCAACAAGCTCCAGAGCGAGCGTGAGGACCGCAACATCAGGGCCCTCCTGCACAAGGCCATGCTCGGTGGCAACCTCAGCGCCGAGGAGGTCGCCAGGGTTGGTTGTAAGCCGGGGGAGATCCACAAGAGCCTCGTCGAGCGCATCGCTAAAAGCAACTCGCAGCCGCCGGTCTTCCAGTCCCAAGCGCCATACATCACCGGCAGCGCCGACATGGGGCCTCCGCCGATGTATCAAGCGCCGCCGCAGCAGCAGGCGGGCGGGCAGCCACCGGTCTTCCAGCCCCAGGAGCCATACGTCGCCGGCAGCGCCGACATGGGGCCTCCACTGATGTATcaagcgccgccgccgcagcaggcGGGCGGGCAGCAACCGGTCTTCCAGCCCCAGGCGCCATACGCCGCTGGCAGCGCCGACATGGGGCCTCCGCCGATGTATCAAGCGCCGCCGCAGCAGCAGGCCGGCGGGCAGCCACCGGCCTTCCAGCCCCAGGCGCCATACGTCACCGGCAGCGTCGACATGGGGCATCCGCCGATGTATCAGGTGCCGCTACAGCAGCAGGAGGGCTGGCAGCCACCGGTCTTCCAGCGCCAGGCACCAAACGCCACCGCCAGCGTCGACATGGGGCCTCCGCCGATGTATCAAGCGCCGCCGCAGCAGCAGGAGAGCTGGCAGCCATCGGTCTTCCAGCTCCAGGTGCCAAACGTCACCAACAACGTCGACATGGGGCCTCCGCCGATGTATCAGGTGCCGCCGCAACAGCAGGAGGGCTTGCAGCCACCGGTCCTCCAGCCCCAGGTACCAAACATCACCGGCAACATCGGCATGGGTCATCCGCCGATGTATCAGGCGCCGCCGCAACAGGAGGAGGGTTGGCAGCCACAAGTCTTCCAGCCCCAGGTGCCATACGTCACCGGCAGTGTCGACATGGGGCCTCCGCCGATGTATCAGGCGGTGCCGCAACAGCAGGAAGGCTGGCAGCCACCGGTCTTCCAGTTCCAGGTGCCATATGTTACCGACAGCGTCGACGTGGGCCCTCCACCGATGTATCAGGCGCCACCGCAGCAGCAGGAGGGCTGGCGTGACAGGGTGAGGTCCGAGGGGGGCCACGGCGCCCTAGCCTATAATGGAAATGGCTACAATACTGGTGGCCACGACGGCGCCGGCACCAGCTCAAGCGCAaacttcgtcgatgatgatatGTTAACGTTGCAGTTCTGGGACGATATGGAGTTCGGGTTGTAG